The Dasypus novemcinctus isolate mDasNov1 chromosome 12, mDasNov1.1.hap2, whole genome shotgun sequence genome includes a window with the following:
- the ARF3 gene encoding ADP-ribosylation factor 3 yields MGNIFGNLLKSLIGKKEMRILMVGLDAAGKTTILYKLKLGEIVTTIPTIGFNVETVEYKNISFTVWDVGGQDKIRPLWRHYFQNTQGLIFVVDSNDRERVNEAREELMRMLAEDELRDAVLLVFANKQDLPNAMNAAEITDKLGLHSLRHRNWYIQATCATSGDGLYEGLDWLANQLKNKK; encoded by the exons ATGGGGAACATATTTGGAAATCTTCTGAAGAGCCTGATTGGCAAGAAGGAGATGCGCATCCTAATGGTGGGCCTAGATGCTGCAGGAAAGACCACCATCCTGTATAAGCTGAAACTAGGGGAGATCGTCACCACCATCCCCACCATTG GgtttaatgtggagacagtggagtACAAGAACATCAGCTTCACAGTTTGGGATGTGGGTGGCCAGGACAAGATTCGGCCCCTCTGGAGACATTACTTCCAGAACACCCAAG GCTTGATTTTTGTGGTCGACAGCAACGATCGGGAGCGAGTAAATGAGGCTCGGGAGGAGCTGATGAGGATGTTGGCGGAAGATGAGCTCCGGGATGCTGTGCTCCTTGTCTTTGCAAACAAACAG GATCTGCCTAATGCAATGAATGCAGCCGAGATCACGGACAAGCTGGGCCTGCATTCCCTGCGTCACCGCAACTGGTACATTCAGGCTACCTGTGCCACCAGCGGTGACGGGCTGTACGAAGGCCTGGACTGGCTGGCCAATCAGCtcaaaaacaagaaatga